In Necator americanus strain Aroian chromosome IV, whole genome shotgun sequence, the following proteins share a genomic window:
- a CDS encoding hypothetical protein (NECATOR_CHRIV.G14747.T1) — protein MEGQVEKNERFRRLLLFAFNQGSNATRAARDICAVYGDGATADRIARDWCAKFKNGTFDLRDAPSGRPAELDEERLEQLLHENSRQTTTELAEKMLSHCHGKTSSFAGKGSKLLIFVVDIEAWVLHASVSTTKINEPQSSLVCLLVTAQPMDTSNEFFIESLLVSSSCGVRTSIKSK, from the coding sequence ATGGAAGGTCAGGTGGAGAAAAATGAGCGTTTTCGACGtctccttctttttgcttttaatcAAGGTTCTAACGCCACAAGAGCTGCTCGCGACATTTGTGCTGTGTATGGAGATGGTGCCACAGCTGACAGAATCGCTCGTGACTGGTGTGCCAAGTTCAAAAATGGAACATTTGACCTCAGGGACGCACCTTCTGGCCGTCCAGCTGAGTTGGATGAAGAACGACTAGAACAACTTTTACACGAAAATTCGCGTCAGACGACGACGGAACTGGCTGAGAAAATGCTCTCACACTGCCATGGAAAAACATCTTCATTCGCTGGGAAAGGTTCAAAGCTGCTGATTTTTGTTGTCGACATTGAAGCATGGGTTCTGCATGCTTCAGTGTCGACAACAAAAATCAACGAGCCACAATCTTCGCTGGTTTGCTTGCTCGTCACCGCGCAACCCATGGACACAAGCAACGAATTCTTTATCGAATCGTTACTGGTGAGCAGCTCTTGTGGCGTTAGAACCTCGATTAAAAGTAAATAG